The Montipora capricornis isolate CH-2021 chromosome 3, ASM3666992v2, whole genome shotgun sequence genome window below encodes:
- the LOC138042693 gene encoding uncharacterized protein: MISRKKKSKKRMGQTWSWVNCSCWKYCSCCGYDSTVCGPRYARYQGDDNDVDLDNIVGEFLELDPLQNDKENGTEKINSWIDAAILQVGMPPSFVAISRAKCIKYWQVLQTKPAAKLSGSFVRFCFEKRPNGELPRLLIEHKGKSVIVRSPQDGKMMKSNDPEVDV, translated from the coding sequence ATGATCTCACGAAAGAAAAAGTCTAAAAAAAGAATGGGACAAACGTGGAGTTGGGTAAATTGTTCCTGTTGGAAATACTGCTCTTGTTGTGGCTACGATTCAACAGTATGTGGACCACGTTACGCTCGATACCAGGGCGACGACAACGACGTAGACTTGGATAACATCGTGGGTGAATTTCTAGAACTCGATCCATTGCAAAATGACAAAGAAAACGGGACAGAAAAGATCAATTCTTGGATTGACGCTGCTATCTTACAAGTCGGTATGCCGCCAAGTTTCGTGGCTATCAGCCGCGCAAAATGCATTAAATACTGGCAAGTTCTACAGACTAAACCAGCCGCCAAACTGAGTGGCTCCTTTGTGAGGTTTTGCTTCGAGAAACGTCCGAATGGAGAACTGCCAAGATTACTCATAGAACATAAGGGAAAATCAGTGATAGTACGGAGCCCTCAGGATGGAAAGATGATGAAATCTAATGATCCTGAGGTTGATGTGTGA